One Rhinopithecus roxellana isolate Shanxi Qingling chromosome 7, ASM756505v1, whole genome shotgun sequence DNA segment encodes these proteins:
- the CLIC2 gene encoding chloride intracellular channel protein 2 isoform X2, translating into MSGLRPSTQVDPEIELFVKAGSDGESIGNCPFCQRLFMILWLKGVKFNVTTVDMTRYPHLSPKYKESFDVGCNLFAKFSAYIKNTQKEANKNFEKSLLKEFKRLDDYLNTPLLDEIDPDSAEEPTVSRRLFLDGDQLTLADCSLLPKLNIIKVAAKKYRDFDIPAEFSGVWRYLHNAYAREEFTHTCPEDKEIENTYANVAKQKS; encoded by the exons GCTGGAAGTGATGGAGAGAGTATTGGAAACTGTCCCTTTTGCCAACGCCTTTTCATGATCCTCTGGCTTAAAGGAGTTAAATTTAATGTGACAACGGTTGACATGACCAG GTACCCTCACCTGAGTCCCAAGTACAAGGAGTCTTTTGATGTGGGCTGTAACCTCTTTGCCAAATTTTCTGCATACATTAAGAATACGCAAAAGGAGGCAAATAAGA ATTTTGAAAAATCTCTGCTCAAAGAATTCAAGCGTCTGGATGACTACTTAAACACCCCACTTTTGGATGAAATTGATCCAGACAGTGCTGAGGAACCCACAGTTTCCAGAAGACTATTCTTGGATGGGGATCAGCTAACACTGGCTGATTGTAGCTTGTTACCCAAGCTGAATATTATTAAA GTTGCTGCCAAGAAATATCGTGACTTTGACATTCCAGCAGAATTCTCAGGAGTCTGGCGTTATCTCCACAATGCCTATGCCCGTGAAGAATTTACCCACACGTGTCCTGAagacaaagaaattgaaaatacttATGCAAATGTAGCTAAACAGAAGAGTTAG
- the CLIC2 gene encoding chloride intracellular channel protein 2 isoform X1 produces MSGLRPSTQVDPEIELFVKAGSDGESIGNCPFCQRLFMILWLKGVKFNVTTVDMTRKPEELKDLAPGTNPPFLVYNKELKTDFIKIEEFLEQTLAPPRYPHLSPKYKESFDVGCNLFAKFSAYIKNTQKEANKNFEKSLLKEFKRLDDYLNTPLLDEIDPDSAEEPTVSRRLFLDGDQLTLADCSLLPKLNIIKVAAKKYRDFDIPAEFSGVWRYLHNAYAREEFTHTCPEDKEIENTYANVAKQKS; encoded by the exons GCTGGAAGTGATGGAGAGAGTATTGGAAACTGTCCCTTTTGCCAACGCCTTTTCATGATCCTCTGGCTTAAAGGAGTTAAATTTAATGTGACAACGGTTGACATGACCAG AAAGCCTGAAGAACTGAAGGACTTAGCCCCAGGTACTAATCCTCCATTCCTGGTATATAACAAGGAGTTGAAAacagacttcattaaaattgagGAGTTTCTAGAACAGACCCTGGCTCCTCCAAG GTACCCTCACCTGAGTCCCAAGTACAAGGAGTCTTTTGATGTGGGCTGTAACCTCTTTGCCAAATTTTCTGCATACATTAAGAATACGCAAAAGGAGGCAAATAAGA ATTTTGAAAAATCTCTGCTCAAAGAATTCAAGCGTCTGGATGACTACTTAAACACCCCACTTTTGGATGAAATTGATCCAGACAGTGCTGAGGAACCCACAGTTTCCAGAAGACTATTCTTGGATGGGGATCAGCTAACACTGGCTGATTGTAGCTTGTTACCCAAGCTGAATATTATTAAA GTTGCTGCCAAGAAATATCGTGACTTTGACATTCCAGCAGAATTCTCAGGAGTCTGGCGTTATCTCCACAATGCCTATGCCCGTGAAGAATTTACCCACACGTGTCCTGAagacaaagaaattgaaaatacttATGCAAATGTAGCTAAACAGAAGAGTTAG